The Tenacibaculum jejuense genome includes a window with the following:
- a CDS encoding DUF6452 family protein, whose product MRFLKYAIILFVATICFLSCEKDDFCTQNPVTPNLVLRFYNNKSLTEFKAVERFTMSTGGVTLFSNISTDSIAIPLNTIAEETVFTLIRNETDNDDNTGDESATLTVKYIPENEYVSRSCGFRVIFNDVTFETSGWIERLSTTQLESIKNQTNAHVNIFH is encoded by the coding sequence ATGAGATTTTTAAAATATGCTATCATTTTATTTGTAGCAACAATTTGTTTTTTATCGTGTGAAAAAGATGATTTTTGCACACAAAATCCTGTTACACCTAACCTTGTTCTCCGTTTTTACAACAATAAAAGTTTAACTGAATTTAAAGCAGTAGAACGTTTTACAATGTCTACTGGTGGAGTTACTCTTTTTTCAAATATTTCAACAGATTCTATAGCAATACCACTTAATACTATTGCAGAAGAAACAGTATTTACACTCATACGAAATGAAACTGATAATGACGATAATACAGGAGATGAATCTGCTACTCTAACTGTTAAATACATTCCTGAAAACGAATATGTTTCTAGATCTTGTGGTTTTAGAGTAATTTTTAATGATGTTACTTTTGAAACCTCTGGCTGGATTGAACGTTTGTCTACAACTCAATTAGAATCTATTAAAAATCAAACTAATGCGCACGTTAACATTTTCCATTAA
- a CDS encoding DUF6048 family protein, which produces MRTLTFSIKVFIFLFVVNLQAQKTSKKETPKDSVVYKTGYGLRLGIDLSKPGLSFIDKSYTGFEIVGDYRVSKNWYIAGEIGREEEITFEDFTTSTSKGNYIRLGANLNTYTNWLDMNNEVYVGGRYGLAIFEHTLNNFTPNISTGNPDIPIIFPNSPVNTPVSESGLTAHWFEFQIGIKVETFKNLFIGFHGAYKIGLSIDDQENFKTLYAPGFNRVFESNTGFGFNYTISYLIPFVNK; this is translated from the coding sequence ATGCGCACGTTAACATTTTCCATTAAGGTATTTATTTTCTTATTTGTAGTTAACTTGCAAGCTCAAAAAACTTCAAAAAAAGAAACACCAAAAGATAGTGTAGTTTATAAAACAGGTTATGGTTTACGATTAGGTATAGATTTAAGTAAACCTGGATTAAGTTTTATTGATAAAAGTTATACTGGCTTTGAGATTGTTGGTGATTACCGGGTTTCTAAAAATTGGTACATCGCAGGAGAAATTGGAAGAGAAGAAGAAATTACATTTGAAGATTTTACTACTTCAACTTCAAAAGGTAATTATATACGATTAGGAGCTAATCTGAACACCTATACCAATTGGTTAGATATGAATAATGAAGTATATGTTGGTGGTAGATACGGTTTAGCAATTTTTGAACATACTTTAAATAACTTTACTCCAAATATATCAACGGGGAATCCAGATATACCTATTATATTTCCTAACTCTCCAGTAAACACACCTGTTAGCGAATCTGGTTTAACAGCACATTGGTTCGAGTTTCAGATTGGTATAAAAGTAGAAACTTTTAAAAATTTATTTATAGGTTTTCATGGTGCTTACAAGATTGGTTTAAGTATTGATGATCAAGAAAACTTCAAAACCTTATATGCGCCTGGTTTTAATCGAGTCTTTGAAAGTAATACAGGTTTTGGTTT